Genomic DNA from Alicyclobacillus fastidiosus:
GGTGATTGTTGCGACGAGCGATAAACCTAAACCAAAATGAAGGATGCGATGTTCGTCCATCCTAGCAACCAATTTTCGAACCAACTGAGAAGCTGCAATCAACACGATGCCATTTAATGCAAAAAGCATGGCAAACACTTGGGGCGAAACCCCGTAAATTTTTTGATACACAAATGGTGTACCAGCTACATATGCAAAGACGCCCCCGAGCATAAATCCCTGTGCCAATACGTAACCCATGTATATCCGATTGCTGAGCAACGTTCTGAAGTTTCCGAACATCTCGCCAAAATTGGGACGAATTCGTCTTTCCACTGGCAAGCTTTCTTTCAACCGCCATGTCGTGGTAATGGACAGGATGAATCCGAGAAGTCCTAAAAAGAGAAATACACTTTCCCATTTCGTAAACGAAATAACCGCACTCCCCGCCAAAGGTGCAAGCAAGGGTGCCACACTACTCATCACACTAATGAGCGAAAAGAACTTCGTGAGTTCCGTGCCATGATAACTATCGCGTGCGATCGCACTGGAAATCGTTCCAGCCGAAACCGCAAATCCTTGCACGAAGCGCAAGGCAATGAATATCCCGATGTTCGGTGCAAAGGCACAACCAAGCGAAGAAAGACAGTAAATAGTCATGGCAATGATTAATGGCTTTCGTCTTCCATAGACATCACTGAGCGCTCCCATGGTTAGCTGTCCCAGAGCAAGACCTAAGAGACAAGCCGTTAAACTTACCTGAACGGTCGATGCGGAGGTTCCAAAGAATTTCATCATTTTCGGAAATGACGGAAGATACATATCAAAAGTAAACGGTCCTAAGCCAGAAAACATGGCGAGCATAAGGGCAAATCGAATTTGATGCTGATGTGTTTTCATTTTGGACTCCTATGATGAATGATTTCAATAAGCCAACAACCTGTTTACTATAAACCATCTATTCTTCTTGTTCCATAATACAATTGAACCAAATTCTTATTGCGTTAAACTGCCCGATAGCTCCGTAATAACAGCGTAGTATTGCCCAGTTTTTATGAAGCCGTCTCAGCATTGCTTGCTGGGATATGCCTCCGGATACTCAGGATGTGGTGACACTATTGTATTACACAGTGGGGCAGGAATGGTTGCTCCAATATTCTGTAATTAAAATAGGCCAGGCTCATTCTTGAACATAGCTGTCCCTAAGTGACATTAACGCACCAATGATTAAACTGAATACTCATGCACAAGTGTATGGATCCGACATAAGTAACTCGGTGTGGACGAGCACGGCAGAAGCCAGTATATTTCGTTATTTGTATCAAAAATTACAAGAAACTTGGTCTCACTTAGTCGTTCAAAACCCATTCGTAAATACATTTTTGCCGTT
This window encodes:
- a CDS encoding multidrug effflux MFS transporter, with protein sequence MKTHQHQIRFALMLAMFSGLGPFTFDMYLPSFPKMMKFFGTSASTVQVSLTACLLGLALGQLTMGALSDVYGRRKPLIIAMTIYCLSSLGCAFAPNIGIFIALRFVQGFAVSAGTISSAIARDSYHGTELTKFFSLISVMSSVAPLLAPLAGSAVISFTKWESVFLFLGLLGFILSITTTWRLKESLPVERRIRPNFGEMFGNFRTLLSNRIYMGYVLAQGFMLGGVFAYVAGTPFVYQKIYGVSPQVFAMLFALNGIVLIAASQLVRKLVARMDEHRILHFGLGLSLVATITAMVVVLTHGPLFALVIPLVLYVASMGTIGPVSFTLAMESQGHIAGSASALLGVIPFLLGCVSSPLVGIAGEYSAVPLGIILLMASLLSIGCYTFLTVKRRMDVQNTESV